The following proteins are co-located in the Chryseobacterium daecheongense genome:
- a CDS encoding EpsG family protein yields the protein MSLLHPYYIIAMIYMLIFSVQEVFGNKVDKKWFWFLGVYLIIIAGLRDSVGPDYGSYKGIYIYSDTKEYWSIFLKALHIEGSENVDIEWLYALINKIMLNVFNAPFYMLTLVIAIFAIFFKIKYTEDNTFYPFTFTLFMFIPNFFIGESGQIRQNLGTFIIYFAIRYIKERKLWHYLFFVFIASGIHNVCYIFLPMYWVARIPLNKTMMLVSIIVSIFLSPFEVYKVFGNFLSNIASDSMLVEGFNGYVDETAQRLNGGFGIPEALMAILTFFLFAFDTPMKEKYPYYEYHRNYAVIGICFYFIFRNNPVFSSRLAGAFIGFSFVLIPNAMYVVSANKKRLIYSFIIALTIFNFVVFSSFRNIIAGRFTIDLYKNHILP from the coding sequence ATGAGTTTATTGCATCCATATTACATCATTGCGATGATCTACATGCTTATTTTTAGTGTGCAGGAGGTCTTTGGAAATAAAGTTGATAAAAAGTGGTTTTGGTTTTTAGGGGTTTACCTGATTATTATTGCCGGGCTCAGAGATAGTGTTGGGCCGGATTATGGGAGTTATAAAGGGATTTATATCTATTCAGATACAAAAGAATATTGGAGTATCTTTTTAAAGGCCCTTCACATAGAAGGTTCAGAGAATGTTGATATAGAATGGTTGTATGCATTGATCAATAAGATCATGCTTAATGTGTTCAATGCTCCGTTTTACATGCTGACACTCGTTATTGCTATTTTTGCTATATTTTTTAAGATAAAATATACAGAAGACAATACTTTTTATCCATTTACTTTTACGCTGTTTATGTTTATTCCCAATTTCTTCATTGGAGAAAGTGGACAGATCAGGCAGAATCTTGGAACTTTTATTATATACTTCGCAATCAGGTATATTAAAGAAAGAAAATTATGGCACTATTTATTCTTTGTATTCATAGCTTCAGGGATTCATAATGTATGTTATATATTTCTACCCATGTATTGGGTTGCACGCATACCTTTAAATAAAACAATGATGCTGGTATCTATTATTGTTTCGATCTTTTTGTCTCCATTCGAAGTGTATAAGGTTTTTGGTAACTTTTTGAGTAATATTGCCTCCGATAGTATGCTTGTGGAAGGTTTTAACGGATATGTGGATGAGACGGCGCAGCGATTAAATGGGGGATTTGGTATTCCCGAAGCGTTAATGGCAATTCTCACATTCTTTTTATTTGCATTTGATACTCCCATGAAGGAAAAATATCCATATTATGAATATCATAGGAACTATGCCGTCATTGGAATCTGTTTTTATTTCATATTCAGAAACAATCCGGTGTTCTCATCCAGGCTTGCGGGAGCGTTTATTGGTTTCTCATTTGTATTGATTCCTAATGCAATGTATGTTGTTTCGGCTAATAAAAAGAGATTAATATATTCCTTTATCATTGCATTGACCATATTCAACTTCGTGGTATTTTCCAGTTTCAGAAATATTATTGCAGGTAGGTTCACCATTGACCTCTATAAAAATCATATTTTACCTTAA